Proteins from a genomic interval of Candidatus Fokinia cryptica:
- a CDS encoding CTP synthase: MSKYIFITGGVISSLGKGIAAASIAAILESRGVNVTILKLDPYINVDSGTMNPFQHGEVFVTEDGAETDLDLGHYERFLHIKMKRSNNFTTGQIYESVIEKERNGEYLGNTVQVIPHITDEIKRRIYKGAENFDITIIEIGGTVGDIESLPFLEAIRQMRFTHSNQNTLFIHLSYVPFITVSREIKTKPTQHSVKELQKLGIQPDILLCRMDRNLPEEDRRKISLFCNVEESSIIGCYDSDCVYKIPSMLHKQDIDTIICKKLNISDLPVANLSSWNNIVEMIKEPTESVNIAIVGKYVELTESYKSLSEAFKHAEIHTNIRVNIFYINSEDIERNGTAQLTKMDGILVPGGFGNRGVEGKIAAIRFSRENNIPYLGICLGMQIALIEYARNVANMDNANSTEFDASTKFPVVALIQQWINYDGNIEARDSNSNIGGTMRLGNYQCNLLPDSLATTIYGNSVIHERHRHRYEINNYYVPYLEEAGLVISGYSASTEKLVETIELPQHRWFFACQFHPEFTSTPRDGHPLFKAYIKAALSYKKDKK; the protein is encoded by the coding sequence ATGAGCAAATATATCTTTATAACAGGTGGAGTTATATCATCCCTTGGAAAAGGAATTGCTGCAGCTTCCATTGCTGCCATTCTAGAATCGCGTGGAGTAAATGTGACAATTTTAAAACTAGATCCCTATATTAACGTTGACTCTGGAACAATGAATCCATTTCAACACGGAGAAGTATTCGTAACAGAAGACGGAGCAGAAACAGATCTTGATCTTGGTCATTATGAACGTTTCCTTCATATAAAAATGAAAAGAAGCAATAATTTTACTACTGGTCAAATTTATGAATCAGTAATCGAAAAAGAACGAAATGGTGAATATCTCGGTAATACTGTACAAGTTATTCCACACATTACCGATGAAATTAAACGCAGAATTTACAAAGGAGCAGAAAATTTTGATATCACAATTATAGAAATTGGAGGTACAGTAGGTGATATTGAATCATTACCATTTCTTGAGGCTATTCGCCAAATGCGATTTACTCATAGTAATCAAAATACCTTATTTATTCATTTATCATACGTTCCATTCATCACAGTATCTCGAGAAATCAAAACAAAACCAACTCAACATTCAGTAAAAGAATTACAAAAACTCGGGATTCAACCTGATATTTTATTATGTCGTATGGATCGTAATTTACCGGAGGAAGATAGACGAAAGATCTCTCTTTTTTGCAATGTAGAAGAAAGTTCTATCATTGGGTGTTACGATTCTGATTGTGTTTACAAGATACCTAGCATGCTTCATAAACAAGATATTGATACTATTATCTGCAAAAAGCTAAATATAAGCGATTTACCTGTAGCTAATTTATCTTCATGGAATAACATAGTAGAAATGATAAAAGAACCAACTGAAAGCGTCAACATCGCTATAGTTGGAAAGTATGTAGAACTTACAGAATCGTATAAATCATTATCAGAAGCATTTAAACATGCTGAAATTCATACTAACATCCGTGTCAATATCTTCTATATAAATTCTGAAGATATTGAGCGTAATGGTACAGCGCAACTTACAAAAATGGATGGTATTCTTGTGCCAGGTGGTTTTGGTAATCGTGGTGTAGAAGGTAAAATTGCCGCTATACGTTTTTCACGAGAAAATAATATCCCGTATCTTGGTATTTGCCTTGGTATGCAGATTGCACTTATAGAATATGCAAGAAATGTTGCAAATATGGATAATGCAAATTCAACAGAGTTCGATGCAAGTACTAAATTTCCTGTTGTAGCTCTAATTCAACAGTGGATAAATTACGATGGAAATATAGAAGCACGTGATAGTAATTCTAATATTGGTGGAACAATGCGACTTGGCAATTATCAATGCAATCTCTTACCTGATTCCCTCGCTACTACCATTTACGGTAATAGTGTAATTCATGAAAGGCATCGCCATCGTTATGAAATTAACAACTATTATGTCCCATATCTAGAGGAGGCAGGACTTGTTATAAGTGGTTATTCAGCTAGTACAGAAAAGCTTGTAGAGACAATAGAACTTCCACAACATCGTTGGTTTTTCGCATGTCAGTTTCACCCAGAATTCACATCTACACCACGAGATGGACATCCTTTATTTAAGGCATACATTAAAGCTGCATTAAGCTATAAAAAAGATAAGAAATAA
- a CDS encoding MBL fold metallo-hydrolase, whose translation MFIKKLIKILIIVFFILCIVLVVYNTQFVRHKSKAYDNFSIVKHLIRNLTTKTVKWPDSMPNKFDLIPKSSVDGNEIKIFWVGHSTFLIQLMGLNILTDPIWSERATPWKCCGPKRVHKPGIQFNNLPHIDVVLISHNHYDHMDLDTIELLWNRDHPRIISLSGNDTVIHESNSKIKVETCELGQELAIKPNLSVIAEEALHWSSRYIIDANVALWGAFVIKAPIGNIYFAGDTAYGNHFLDMSRKYTSFRLALLPIGSSLPQVMGNPVHMSPFEAVLAFLDLNAQYGCSMHHMTFKMSNECYLCAKEDFDKAIKYNNVNPKRLRNLEIGESWSIPSS comes from the coding sequence ATGTTTATAAAGAAGCTTATAAAGATACTGATAATAGTATTCTTTATTTTATGTATAGTACTTGTAGTGTATAATACTCAGTTTGTAAGACATAAAAGTAAGGCATATGATAATTTTAGTATAGTGAAACATCTTATTAGAAATTTAACTACAAAAACCGTGAAATGGCCAGATTCGATGCCAAATAAGTTTGATCTTATACCAAAAAGTAGCGTAGATGGAAACGAAATAAAAATATTTTGGGTAGGACATTCAACATTTCTCATACAGTTGATGGGGCTTAATATACTAACCGATCCGATATGGAGTGAGAGAGCTACTCCATGGAAATGTTGCGGACCAAAGAGGGTTCATAAACCTGGTATACAATTCAATAATTTGCCACATATTGACGTAGTGTTGATATCTCACAATCATTATGATCATATGGATTTAGATACTATAGAACTCCTGTGGAATAGAGATCATCCAAGAATTATTTCATTATCTGGAAATGATACTGTGATTCATGAAAGTAATAGTAAAATAAAAGTAGAAACTTGCGAGTTGGGACAAGAGCTTGCTATAAAGCCTAATTTAAGTGTTATTGCAGAAGAAGCACTACATTGGTCTAGTAGATATATAATAGATGCAAATGTTGCTTTATGGGGAGCATTTGTAATTAAAGCACCAATAGGTAATATTTATTTTGCTGGAGATACAGCATACGGGAATCATTTTTTAGATATGTCAAGAAAATATACTTCATTTAGACTTGCATTACTTCCAATTGGCTCTTCTCTTCCTCAAGTGATGGGTAATCCTGTACATATGTCTCCATTTGAAGCGGTGCTAGCTTTTTTAGATTTAAATGCTCAATATGGGTGTAGTATGCATCATATGACATTTAAGATGTCTAATGAATGCTATTTATGTGCTAAAGAGGATTTTGATAAAGCTATTAAATATAACAATGTAAATCCGAAGAGATTGAGAAATTTAGAGATAGGAGAATCTTGGAGTATACCTTCATCTTAA
- a CDS encoding Tim44/TimA family putative adaptor protein, with protein MHKIVELVFLAFVAFLIIRKLFAILGEVDRDNVAERVSQRKQYEDSKEMKDVIPKAQSVLEGATSRESDMSVEEARISPSLRNVIDNIRKVEHSFNVENFLHSVEKVYYIIQKSITSDSIDELEVLMEYDGYAKLKNVMLKNKERGYKVVKNVISVRDVDIVDAVISENNQSATISVEIQSEEIDYTVSSNDVIISGYKGTTSKIVMWKFSKVIGNGSVIWLLKEHELHL; from the coding sequence ATGCATAAGATAGTAGAACTTGTCTTCCTCGCTTTTGTTGCCTTTCTTATCATAAGGAAGCTTTTTGCTATATTAGGAGAGGTAGATAGAGATAATGTTGCAGAACGCGTGTCACAAAGAAAACAATATGAGGACTCTAAAGAGATGAAAGATGTGATACCAAAAGCTCAGAGTGTATTAGAAGGTGCTACAAGTAGAGAAAGTGATATGTCTGTAGAAGAAGCTCGTATATCACCGTCTTTAAGAAATGTTATAGATAATATTAGGAAGGTTGAGCATAGTTTTAATGTTGAAAACTTTCTCCATAGTGTAGAGAAAGTATATTATATTATACAAAAGAGTATCACTTCAGACAGTATAGATGAATTGGAAGTTTTAATGGAATACGATGGTTATGCAAAGCTAAAGAATGTAATGCTTAAAAACAAAGAAAGAGGTTATAAAGTCGTAAAAAACGTTATTTCTGTTAGGGATGTTGATATAGTAGATGCCGTTATATCAGAAAATAATCAATCTGCAACTATTTCAGTTGAAATTCAGTCAGAGGAAATAGATTATACAGTAAGTAGCAATGATGTTATCATAAGCGGATATAAAGGTACTACATCGAAGATTGTGATGTGGAAATTTAGTAAAGTTATTGGTAATGGAAGTGTTATATGGTTGCTAAAAGAACATGAATTACACTTGTGA
- a CDS encoding pyridoxal phosphate-dependent aminotransferase — MMKNFSETGIISIMNQARKYGYYSGNILWANLGQGAPETEALSEVSRMTSLRNDDSTSEYAPVEGRSDTRDAIAGLYNSRYRDSVSRYSDDNILVTSGGRLAITKIVASLDSANIGYFVPDYTPYQNIIGLFKEHNAIPILLNKENGYSISIEKLRESVRLYKITAIIMSNPSNPIGRLTDEQQMIELIELAEAENFILIMDEVYSHYVYDRPEVNPPYTFSSAKYITAVDSSNVIIVDGLTKNWRYPGLRLAWIVASKKIIKTIADCGAFMDGGASNLVQKNILHLLNVNAAALEVKGIQSCFQAKRDYVVKKLLDIGIVIDLVPQGAFYVWADLSNLPLILQDGARFTEFCLQECVIVVPGICFDDQSDIVLADVRFRHYIRISFGPKLEIVKAGMERIEKIVRRYS; from the coding sequence ATGATGAAAAACTTTTCCGAGACAGGAATCATAAGTATCATGAATCAAGCTAGAAAGTACGGGTATTATAGTGGAAATATTTTGTGGGCTAATTTAGGGCAGGGTGCTCCGGAAACCGAAGCATTATCAGAGGTAAGTAGGATGACGTCTCTAAGAAATGATGATTCTACATCGGAATATGCTCCAGTAGAGGGTAGGAGTGATACACGTGATGCAATTGCTGGACTGTATAATAGTAGATATAGAGATTCTGTATCACGATATAGTGATGATAATATTTTAGTGACATCAGGAGGAAGGTTAGCCATTACAAAAATCGTAGCTAGTTTGGATTCAGCAAATATAGGATATTTTGTTCCAGATTATACTCCTTATCAGAATATAATTGGACTCTTTAAGGAGCATAACGCAATACCAATCCTACTAAATAAAGAAAATGGATATTCAATTTCTATTGAAAAATTAAGAGAAAGTGTGAGATTATATAAAATAACCGCAATAATAATGAGCAATCCTTCAAATCCTATAGGAAGATTGACAGATGAGCAGCAGATGATTGAACTTATTGAGCTTGCAGAGGCAGAAAATTTCATACTGATAATGGATGAGGTGTATTCCCACTACGTATATGATCGCCCTGAAGTAAATCCTCCATATACCTTCTCTTCTGCAAAATATATAACAGCAGTAGATAGTAGCAATGTAATTATTGTAGATGGTCTGACAAAAAATTGGAGATATCCAGGATTACGTTTAGCGTGGATCGTTGCTTCTAAAAAGATAATAAAGACTATAGCAGATTGCGGAGCTTTTATGGATGGTGGAGCATCAAATCTTGTGCAGAAAAATATACTTCATTTATTAAATGTAAATGCGGCTGCTCTTGAAGTAAAAGGCATTCAAAGTTGTTTTCAAGCTAAACGTGATTATGTTGTTAAAAAGTTATTAGATATTGGTATAGTTATCGATCTTGTCCCTCAGGGAGCTTTTTATGTTTGGGCAGATCTTTCTAATCTTCCTCTTATTTTACAAGATGGTGCGAGATTCACAGAATTTTGTTTACAGGAGTGTGTGATTGTAGTTCCAGGTATATGTTTTGATGATCAAAGTGATATCGTATTAGCAGACGTTAGATTCAGGCATTATATTCGTATAAGTTTTGGACCAAAACTTGAAATTGTTAAGGCAGGGATGGAAAGAATAGAAAAAATAGTGAGACGTTACTCATAA
- a CDS encoding demethoxyubiquinone hydroxylase family protein has protein sequence MGGVFSVRKIISSFIRVNHAGELGAVYMYNGHLRIYKTFHMCEITHIETMLQNEKEHMEYFISKISSYSRPSIVNSVWRICSESIGFISTFLMQHQGTMSCIDGVETVVSEHYSGQLSQITIIIANQLALLQREEERSVNLPELEKIDALRYISSLEANIALLEELKDKVSKFLEDEEMHRDSANAQYMTNKVTEIHRKFVMCLTKLAINISKRI, from the coding sequence ATGGGAGGCGTTTTCTCTGTAAGGAAGATTATTAGTTCATTTATTCGAGTCAATCATGCCGGTGAGTTAGGTGCGGTATATATGTATAATGGTCATCTGAGAATATATAAAACATTTCATATGTGTGAGATCACTCATATAGAGACAATGCTTCAAAATGAGAAGGAACATATGGAGTACTTCATCTCTAAAATTTCTTCTTATTCTAGACCTAGTATTGTGAATTCTGTATGGAGGATATGCAGTGAAAGTATAGGCTTTATTAGTACATTTCTAATGCAACATCAAGGTACTATGTCTTGTATTGACGGAGTAGAAACAGTTGTGTCTGAACATTACAGTGGGCAATTATCTCAAATCACAATTATTATTGCTAATCAATTAGCTTTGCTTCAAAGGGAGGAAGAGAGAAGTGTGAATCTACCTGAACTTGAAAAAATAGATGCGCTCCGTTACATCAGTTCTTTAGAAGCAAATATAGCTCTATTAGAAGAGCTCAAGGATAAGGTATCGAAATTTTTAGAAGATGAAGAAATGCATCGTGATTCTGCAAATGCTCAGTATATGACAAATAAAGTTACAGAAATTCATAGAAAATTCGTAATGTGTTTGACGAAATTAGCTATTAATATTTCTAAACGTATATAA